In a single window of the Falco rusticolus isolate bFalRus1 chromosome 13, bFalRus1.pri, whole genome shotgun sequence genome:
- the CLDN18 gene encoding claudin-18 isoform X1, with product MSTTICQVMAFIVSSLGVAGCIVSTAMDMWSTQDLYDNPVTAVFQYQGLWRSCVRQSSGFTECRPYFTILGLPAMFQAVRALMIVGIVLGILGLLVCIFALKCIRIGNMEDSAKANMTLTSGIMFIIAGLCAITGVSVFANMLVTNFWMSTANMYQGMQNVQNRYTFGSALFVGWVAGGLALVGGIMMCLACRGLVPEESRYKAVSYNASGRNISYRTGPYKVGSGYEPEMKTRKGAGYEEAARSEDGRRSYPSKYDYV from the exons ATGTCCACGACCATCTGCCAGGTGATGGCATTCATCGTTTCGTCACTGGGTGTTGCGGGGTGCATTGTGTCCACTGCCATGGATATGTGGAGCACGCAGGACTTGTATGACAACCCGGTCACGGCCGTCTTTCAATATCAGGGACTGTGGAGGAGCTGTGTGCGGCAGAGCTCTGGCTTTACGGAATGCCGGCCATATTTCACCATTCTTGGGCTGCCAG CAATGTTCCAGGCTGTGAGGGCCCTCATGATTGTGGGTATCGTCCTGGGCATCCTTGGCCTCCTTGTGTGCatttttgctctgaaatgcaTCCGTATCGGCAACATGGAGGATTCTGCAAAAGCCAACATGACTCTGACCTCTGGCATCATGTTTATTATTGCTG GCCTGTGTGCCATCACTGGAGTGTCTGTGTTTGCCAACATGCTGGTCACCAACTTCTGGATGTCCACAGCCAACATGTACCAGGGAATGCAGAACGTCCAGAACAG GTACACCTTCGGCTCAGCCCTCTTCGTTGGCTGGGTGGCAGGTGGCCTGGCCCTTGTAGGAGGCATCATGATGTGTCTTGCTTGCAGAGGGCTGGTTCCAGAAGAGTCCCG TTACAAAGCGGTGTCCTACAACGCGTCGGGACGGAATATCTCCTACAGAACGGGGCCGTATAAGGTTGGTTCAGGGTACGAACCTGAAATGAAGACCAGGAAGGGTGCAGGATATGAAGAAGCTGCTCGAAGCGAGGATGGAAGACGCTCGTACCCTTCAAAATACGACTACGTCTAG